In Juglans microcarpa x Juglans regia isolate MS1-56 chromosome 4S, Jm3101_v1.0, whole genome shotgun sequence, a single window of DNA contains:
- the LOC121262653 gene encoding glyceraldehyde-3-phosphate dehydrogenase B, chloroplastic, whose amino-acid sequence MASHAALASSRIPTNTRLPSRNSPSFPTQCLSKRVGMAEYSGLRSSKCMTYAKSGRESSFFDVVAAQLTPKTTESAPVRGETVAKLKVAINGFGRIGRNFLRCWHGRKNSPLDVIVVNDSGGVKNASHLLKYDSMLGTFKADVKILDNETITVDGKPVKVVSNRDPLKLPWAELGIDIVIEGTGVFVDGPGAGKHIQAGAKKVIITAPAKGADIPTYVVGVNEKDYDHEVANIVSNASCTTNCLAPFVKVIDEEFGIVKGTMTTTHSYTGDQRLLDASHRDLRRARAAALNIVPTSTGAAKAVSLVLPQLKGKLNGIALRVPTPNVSVVDLVVNVAKKGITAEDVNAAFRKAAEGPLKGILAVCDVPLVSVDFRCTDVSSTIDSSLSMVMGDDMVKVVAWYDNEWGYSQRVVDLAHLVASKWPGSPVAGSGDPLEDFCKTNPADEECKVYEA is encoded by the exons ATGGCCAGCCACGCTGCTCTAGCTTCTTCAAGAATACCAACCAACACAAGGCTCCCTTCAAGGAATTCCCCCTCTTTCCCCACCCAATGCCTCTCCAAG AGGGTTGGAATGGCTGAGTACTCTGGCCTAAGATCCAGTAAATGCATGACCTACGCCAAGAGTGGTAGAGAGTCATCCTTCTTCGATGTCGTGGCTGCCCAACTTACTCCCAAG ACAACCGAATCAGCTCCAGTAAGAGGAGAAACAGTGGCCAAACTGAAGGTGGCAATCAACGGATTTGGACGCATTGGCAGGAACTTCCTCCGATGTTGGCATGGCCGCAAAAACTCACCCCTCGATGTTATTGTTGTCAACGACAGCGGTGGTGTCAAGAAC GCTTCACACCTGCTAAAATATGATTCTATGCTGGGAACTTTCAAAGCAGATGTGAAAATACTTGACAATGAAACCATCACCGTTGATGGTAAGCCTGTCAAGGTTGTCTCTAACAGGGACCCTCTCAAGCTCCCTTGGGCTGAGCTTGGCATTGACATTGTTATCGAG GGAACAGGAGTGTTTGTAGATGGCCCGGGTGCTGGGAAACACATCCAAGCTGGTGCCAAGAAAGTCATCATTACTGCTCCAGCTAAAGGCGCTGACATTCCAACCTATGTTGTTGGGGTAAACGAAAAGGATTACGACCATGAGGTTGCTAATATTGTAAG CAATGCTTCTTGCACTACAAACTGTCTGGCTCCTTTTGTGAAGGTCATTGATGAAGAATTTG GCATTGTCAAGGGAACCATGACCACCACTCATTCCTACACCGGAGACCAG AGGCTTTTGGATGCTTCACACAGGGACCTGAGGAGAGCCAGGGCTGCAGCCCTGAATATAGTCCCGACAAGCACAGGTGCTGCAAAGGCCGTGTCTTTAGTGCTACCCCAGCTCAAGGGCAAGCTGAATGGCATTGCACTCCGTGTGCCTACACCTAACGTGTCAGTTGTTGACCTTGTTGTGAATGTTGCGAAGAAGGGCATAACAGCAGAGGATGTTAATGCAGCTTTCAGAAAAGCAGCCGAGGGACCATTGAAGGGCATATTGGCTGTGTGTGATGTCCCTCTTGTTTCAGTAGACTTTCGGTGCACTGATGTTTCTTCCACCATTGACTCTTCATTATCCATGGTCATGGGTGATGATATGGTCAAGGTGGTTGCCTGGTACGACAATGAATGGGGATACAG CCAAAGGGTTGTTGATTTGGCTCATCTAGTAGCAAGCAAGTGGCCAGGTTCACCTGTAGCAGGAAGTGGTGACCCATTAGAGGACTTCTGCAAGACAAACCCGGCTGATGAGGAATGCAAAGTTTATGAAGCTTAG
- the LOC121262654 gene encoding uncharacterized protein LOC121262654, with protein sequence MAAVSNSLILMSNPVTQLPGSSLKPLDQFLGNAAPTNRLLSTNRMGKMQLSMSRRPLIVQAGYSDRGGPSSASIFAGGFVLGGLIVGALSCVYAPQISKTLAGADRKDLMRKLPKFIYDEEKALEKTRKVLAEKIAQLNSAIDDVSTQLRSEETPNGVDAIPDEVEAAI encoded by the exons ATGGCCGCTGTTTCGAATTCGTTGATTTTGATGAGCAATCCGGTTACCCAGTTACCTG GATCTTCCCTGAAGCCATTGGACCAATTTCTTGGAAATGCAGCCCCCACCAACCGGTTGCTTAGTACCAATCGCATGGGGAAAATGCAACTGAGTATGTCTAGAAGGCCACTCATAGTTCAAGCTGGGTATAG TGATCGTGGAGGGCCAAGTAGTGCAAGCATCTTTGCAGGTGGCTTTGTATTGGGAGGACTAATAGTTGGCGCACTCAGTTGTGTATATGCACCTCAG ATCAGCAAAACTCTGGCTGGAGCTGACCGAAAGGATTTAATGAGGAAACTGCCCAAATTCATATACGACGAAGAAAAGGCTTTGGAG AAAACACGGAAAGTACTGGCTGAGAAGATTGCACAGCTGAACTCTGCCATAGACGATGTGTCTACTCAGCTCCGATCAGAAGAAACCCCAAATGGTGTGGATGCGATTCCTGATGAAGTTGAGGCTGCCATATAA
- the LOC121261998 gene encoding MLO protein homolog 1-like — MAAGSTAARDRTLEETPTWALAVVCAVFVIISVLIEHGIHSVGKWFQKRRKKAMSEALEKIKAELMLLGFISLLLTVSTRFIAKICIPAELEDTMLPCKPYDQYKKDDTDDDDKGGGNYDRRKLLSYAENVVWRRVLAGGPAGDDYCSKYDKVPLISPSGVHQLHIFIFVLAVFHVLYSVITMALAQAKTNKWKAWESETSSLEYQCTNDPTRFRFTHQTSFVKRHSGFSTTTGIRWIVAFLRQFFGSVSKVDYATIRRGFINAHFAPNSKFNFHKYIKRSMEDDFKMVVGISLPLWLSAVIFLLLNVYKWYSLTWLSLAPLVILLLVGTKLELIIIEMAQEIQDRATVVEGAPVVEPNNKYFWFNSPRWILFLIHFTIFESAFQLAYFLYEFGMTSCFRGNLPAALTKVSLGIALLILCSYITFPLYALVIHMGSHMKKAIFEEQTAKALKKWHKDAKDRNKLRKASGVDTSCSGLMGGENTPSQGTSPRHLLHNYKYKSSKLELEAGVLSSPRSHQDDTDLSEIDQIGSPDHQSIGHDHHDQPPRDENFHSIDFSFSKA, encoded by the exons ATGGCTGCCGGTAGTACTGCTGCAAGAGATAGGACTCTGGAGGAGACACCCACATGGGCGCTGGCGGTTGTGTGTGCTGTTTTTGTGATTATATCTGTCCTGATAGAACATGGGATTCATTCCGTTGGAAAG TGGTTTCAGAAACGCCGGAAGAAGGCCATGAGTGAAGCATTGGAGAAAATCAAAGCTG AGTTGATGCTGTTAGGTTTTATTTCCCTACTGCTCACCGTGAGTACGAGATTTATAGCAAAGATATGCATCCCAGCAGAACTTGAAGACACAATGCTTCCATGCAAACCTTATGATCAATATAAGAAGGACGAcacagatgatgatgataaaggAGGTGGCAATTATGACAGAAGAAAGTTACTTTCATATGCTGAAAATGTAGTATGGCGCCGAGTCTTGGCTGGCGGCCCTGCTGGAGACGACTACTGCTCAAAATAT GATAAAGTCCCGTTGATCTCACCGTCTGGGGTGCACCAATTGCACATATTCATATTCGTCCTGGCTGTTTTTCATGTCCTCTACAGCGTCATTACCATGGCACTGGCGCAAGCTAAA ACGAACAAATGGAAAGCATGGGAATCGGAAACATCATCCTTGGAATACCAATGCACCAatg ACCCAACAAGATTTAGGTTCACACATCAAACATCTTTTGTGAAGCGCCACTCTGGCTTCTCAACAACAACTGGAATAAGATGGATC GTGGCGTTTTTGAGGCAATTCTTTGGCTCGGTGTCAAAGGTGGACTATGCTACTATACGTCGTGGATTTATAAAT GCACATTTTGCCCCAAACAGCAAGTTCAATTTCCATAAGTATATTAAAAGATCCATGGAAGATGACTTCAAAATGGTGGTGGGTATCAG CCTTCCACTGTGGCTTTCTGCTGTCATTTTCTTGCTTCTCAATGTTTACA AATGGTACTCGCTCACCTGGTTGTCATTGGCACCACTAGTT ATACTTCTACTAGTTGGCACAAAGCTTGAGCTTATTATCATTGAGATGGCTCAAGAAATACAAGATCGAGCAACGGTTGTTGAGGGAGCTCCAGTGGTAGAGCCAAACAATAAGTACTTCTGGTTTAACAGTCCTCGATGGATTCTCTTTCTCATACATTTTACCATTTTCGAG TCAGCTTTCCAGTTGGCATATTTTCTT TATGAGTTTGGGATGACATCTTGCTTTCGTGGAAACTTGCCGGCAGCATTGACTAAGGTTTCACTCGGCATAGCCCTTCTCATCCTTTGCAGCTATATCACCTTCCCTCTCTATGCCTTAGTAATACAT ATGGGATCTCATATGAAGAAAGCTATATTTGAGGAGCAAACAGCAAAGGCTCTTAAGAAATGGCACAAGGATGCAAAAGATAGAAACAAGTTGAGGAAAGCTAGTGGAGTAGATACTAGTTGTTCAGGATTGATGGGTGGGGAAAACACACCTAGCCAAGGAACATCACCCAGACACTTGCTCCACAACTACAAGTACAAGTCCAGTAAATTAGAGCTCGAAGCTGGTGTTCTCAGTTCCCCAAGATCCCACCAAGATGATACTGACCTTTCAGAAATTGATCAGATCGGTTCCCCTGATCATCAATCAATaggtcatgatcatcatgatcaaccACCAAGAGATGAAAACTTCCATAGtattgatttttcattttctaaggCTTAA
- the LOC121263432 gene encoding protein S-acyltransferase 21-like, translated as MARHHGWQLPAHTFQVVAITVFFLLSVAYYAFLAPFIGTEIYEYVAIGVYSLLALSVFILYVRCTAIDPADPGILLDADKTYAYKSANDRDLHGNASSIEESGKMGLKDGEKSDRHGSGCRSKVGHFFCGFLVKEDCRRDDFLQQQSGDEDALFCTLCNAEVRQFSKHCRSCDKCVDGFDHHCRWLNNCVGRKNYVTFVCLMAVSLIWLIVECGVGIAVIVRCFIDKKGTENQIADKLGVGFSRPPFATVVALCTVVSFLATVPLGELFFFHMILIRKGITTYEYFVAMRTQSEPPGPSLDGGDQQSLASSPTSSSVTAISGKSSLGMGLQYKGAWCTPPRIFMDHQDEIIPHLEPGRLPSTVDPDAVPSDLGKKVPQRPVRISAWKLAKLDSNEAIKAATKARASSSVLRPISSRHHPHDADHLSSSNVSGRSSPISTDQGFRNRNARARTMKLSLPRSSYPPSCTSKEDIETCHHSVNNLSSPQFSNLTPSPLEQQTAHGNHFNPMYQSSADQSPWSSKRSEQNKNAGHKNVAQIPSRNSNLGIAENTRSSVFWDQEAGRFVSSSSRGFGTELLYTGQSIFFSGPVVNEQPAQETRDGSSVAAGMNRGSTSSYYQLGRSQRGGQLPVFVPSDSRQDQFSSTLP; from the exons ATGGCTCGGCATCATGGATGGCAACTTCCAGCCCACACCTTTCAG GTTGTGGCTATAACTGTTTTTTTCTTGCTATCAGTCGCATATTATGCCTTTTTGGCCCCATTTATTGGAACGGAAATATATGAATATGTAGCTATTGGTGTTTACTCTCTCTTG GCACTCTctgtatttattctttatgttCGATGCACGGCTATTGACCCCGCTGATCCTGGAATTCTGCTTGATGCTGACAAGACATATGCCTATAAATCTGCCAATGACAGGGATCTGCATG GGAATGCATCTTCTATTGAAGAATCCGGCAAGATGGGATTAAAGGATGGAGAGAAATCTGATAGGCATGGTTCAGGTTGCCGTTCAAAAGTCGGACATTTCTTTTGTGGTTTTCTTGTAAAAGAAGATTGCCGCAGAGATGATTTTCTACAGCAACAATCTGGAGATGAGGATGCTTTATTCTGCACATTATGTAATGCTGAG GTACGCCAGTTCAGCAAACAttgtagaagttgtgacaaaTGTGTTGATGGATTTGATCATCATTGCCGG TGGTTGAATAACTGTGTAGGGAGGAAAAATTATGTGACGTTTGTTTGCCTTATGGCTGTGAGTCTCATTTGG CTTATTGTTGAATGCGGGGTTGGCATTGCTGTAATTGTCCGATGCTTTATTGATAAAAAGGGTACAGAGAACCAGATAGCTGATAAACTTGGAGTCGGATTCTCCCGGCCCCCCTTTGCTACTGTGGTG GCCTTATGCACGGTTGTTTCTTTCCTAGCCACTGTGCCTTTGGGAGAACTATTCTTTTTCCACATGATTCTGATTCGAAAG GGTATTACAACTTATGAGTACTTTGTTGCCATGAGAACCCAAAGTGAACCGCCTGGTCCATCTCTAGATGGTGGTGATCAACAAAGTCTGGCATCATCACCAACTAGTTCATCTGTGACTGCTATAAGTGGTAAAAGCTCTCTTGGAATGGGCTTGCAATATAAAGGTGCTTGGTGTACCCCTCCAAGAATCTTCATGGACCATCAG GATGAAATTATACCACATTTGGAGCCAGGACGCCTACCATCTACAGTGGATCCGGATGCAGTACCGTCTGACCTGGGAAAAAAGGTACCCCAGCGTCCAGTCCGAATCAGTGCATGGAAACTTGCTAAACTGGATTCTAATGAAGCAATTAAAGCAGCCACTAAAGCTAGAGCATCATCTTCTGTTCTCCGTCCAATTAGTTCACGACATCATCCACATGATGCCGACCATTTATCCAGTAGCAATGTGAGTGGAAGAAGCAGTCCGATCAGTACTGACCAAGGGTTTCGCAATAGAAATGCTAGAGCCAGGACAATGAAGCTATCTCTTCCCAGGAGCTCCTATCCACCAAGTTGCACCAGCAAGGAAGATATTGAAACATGTCATCATAGTGTGAATAATCTCAGCAGTCCTCAATTCTCCAACCTCACACCTTCGCCATTGGAGCAACAAACTGCACACGGAAATCACTTCAATCCTATGTATCAATCGTCGGCTGATCAATCTCCTTGGTCATCAAAGCGAagtgaacaaaacaaaaatgcagGTCATAAGAATGTAGCACAAATCCCTAGTAGAAATAGCAACTTGGGTATTGCTGAAAACACGAGATCTTCTGTCTTCTGGGATCAAGAAGCTGGACGTTTTGTTTCCTCATCTTCCAGAGGTTTTGGAACCGAGCTTTTGTACACAGGTCAATCCATTTTCTTTAGTGGGCCTGTTGTGAATGAACAACCTGCCCAAGAAACAAGAGATGGAAGTTCAGTGGCTGCTGGCATGAATCGAGGCTCTACATCAAGTTATTATCAACTGGGTAGGTCACAGAGGGGTGGCCAGCTTCCTGTATTTGTTCCAAGTGATTCCAGACAAGACCAGTTCTCTTCTACATTGCCCTGA
- the LOC121261981 gene encoding LOW QUALITY PROTEIN: MLO-like protein 9 (The sequence of the model RefSeq protein was modified relative to this genomic sequence to represent the inferred CDS: inserted 1 base in 1 codon), which translates to MAGGGGGEGINHARELDQTPTWAVAVVCAVIILISIILEKVLHMIGEWFQERKKKALFEALEKIKGELMVLGFISLLLTFGQSFITRMCIPMKFADTMLPCPIRRGSDHQEPHEEPKMGKGEHHRKLLWYERRFLAAXGAGPACKLGHVPLISVNGLHQLHIFIFFLAVFHVIYSCITMMLGRLKIRGWKEWERDSIHDQEFLNDPKRFRLTHETSFVKDHTSFWTRSPFSFYFVCFFRQFFRSVRKADYLTMRHGFVSVHLAPGSKFDFQKYIKRSLEDDFKVVVGISPLLWASVVFFLLINVSGWDAMAWVSILPLVVILAVGAKLQAIITQMALEITERHAVIQGIPLVQVSDNNFWFGWPKLVLHLIHFVLFQNAFEITYFLWIWYEFGLRSCFHESFTLIILRVVLGVEVQFMCSYITLPLYALVTQMGSTMKRSIFDEHTSKALKQWHKKAVKKKNDERGSSPPRTLGGSPSNSVVQSPPHPHQHPHNQFYGVEADKSSPKQTENIMASMDLPREQKPTKNDDFGDLLSG; encoded by the exons ATGGCAGGAGGTGGAGGCGGTGAAGGTATCAATCATGCAAGGGAGCTCGATCAGACTCCCACATGGGCTGTCGCTGTAGTTTGTGCTGTTATCATTTTGATTTCTATAATTTTGGAGAAAGTTCTTCATATGATTGGAGAG TGGtttcaagagagaaaaaagaaagctttGTTTGAAGCTCTCGAGAAAATTAAAGGCG AGCTTATGGTTTTAGGATTTATTTCCTTACTCTTGACATTCGGGCAAAGCTTCATCACTAGAATGTGTATTCCCATGAAGTTTGCAGATACAATGTTACCTTGCCCCATAAGAAGAGGGAGTGACCATCAAGAACCTCACGAGGAGCCTAAGATGGGCAAGGGAGAACATCATCGCAAGCTCCTATGGTACGAGCGTAGATTTCTAGCTG GGGGTGCTGGACCAGCTTGCAAGCTG GGGCACGTGCCACTTATATCTGTGAATGGTTTACATCAGTTACAcatcttcatattctttttagCAGTCTTCCATGTGATCTACAGTTGCATAACAATGATGCTTGGAAGACTAAAG ATTCGTGGCTGGAAGGAATGGGAACGGGATAGTATTCATGACCAGGAATTTCTAAATG ATCCTAAAAGATTCAGGCTTACTCATGAGACATCATTCGTAAAGGATCACACCAGTTTCTGGACTAGATCACCGTTCTCCTTCTATTTT GTCTGCTTCTTTCGACAATTTTTCAGGTCTGTTCGCAAGGCTGACTACTTGACAATGCGACATGGATTTGTTAGT GTTCATTTAGCACCTGGAAGTAAGTTTgactttcaaaaatatataaagagatcATTAGAAGATGACTTCAAGGTAGTTGTAGGAATCAG TCCACTATTATGGGCATCTGTGGTCTTCTTTCTGCTTATTAATGTTAGTG GATGGGATGCTATGGCTTGGGTTTCAATACTTCCTCTAGTT GTGATATTAGCTGTTGGGGCAAAGCTTCAAGCAATAATAACACAAATGGCCCTCGAAATCACAGAGAGACATGCCGTAATCCAAGGAATACCTCTTGTACAAGTCTCGGACAATAATTTTTGGTTTGGTTGGCCTAAGCTAGTTCTTCATCTCATCCATTTCGTCTTGTTCCAG AATGCCTTTGAGATAACATATTTCCTTTGGATATGG TATGAGTTTGGACTGAGATCTTGTTTTCATGAGAGTTTCACTCTTATAATTTTAAGAGTTGTTCTCGG TGTAGAAGTCCAATTTATGTGCAGCTACATCACACTTCCTCTGTATGCCCTTGTTACTCAG ATGGGATCAACCATGAAGAGGTCAATCTTCGATGAACATACTTCCAAGGCACTAAAGCAGTGGCATAAAAAAGctgtaaagaaaaagaatgatgaGAGGGGATCATCTCCACCTCGGACTTTGGGTGGAAGCCCCTCCAACTCAGTTGTGCAATCCCCACCACATCCACATCAACATCCTCACAACCAGTTTTATGGTGTGGAAGCAGACAAATCTTCTCCTAAGCAAACAGAAAACATTATGGCGAGCATGGACCTTCCAAGGGAACAAAAACCGACTAAGAATGATGACTTCGGCGACCTACTAAGTGGATGA